A region from the Pseudomonas sp. KU26590 genome encodes:
- a CDS encoding methyl-accepting chemotaxis protein, with amino-acid sequence MPQPRARIASQLGIALAVILAVVISGSTLFALRSLDAANLVIREEHMGSEARLLADQLNTFHSTLRDSTLRLSGLFEKRFSGGLSLQGDQQVAVAGVQTPALLLNGNALNNDFTEVDDFKNMTAGVATVFVRSGDDFVRVSTSLSKQDGSRALGTSLDHKHPAYEKLLAGQGYVGRALLFDRLYMTQYSPVRDASGKVIAVLFVGFDYTDAQKAQFDNLKNFRIGSTGSLALLDEQNKWLVPPAGVKDLDQASTTLAEFAKTPSVGRFWQDAGEDFYTVGEKFAGGPWTVLATMPKDEISAVTWSVGTQLAIGSLLAMLIAVGAAIWLLRSKLRPLSALVSQAEALGAGDLSVRLNISSHDEIGQLAGSFNKMGQALETMVSHIRTAALEVSSRANALSGLSGGAYDGMEQQSGEITSMAGAVEEFSATALTIADNMGTTQRMAQGNAQQTRIGRTSMEEASASLEQIAGSLSSTATVIDTLGQRSQEIGGIVSVITSIAEQTNLLALNAAIEAARAGEQGRGFAVVADEVRSLASRTRQATDEISGMISSIQQETSNAINTMQQGNALMQEGLSRNAKVAAALAQIDEQSRSAGEQFTSITTATQEQSNTATLLSANLQSIALANSEQREVVSNLAITAQELNAVAADLQKEVDRFR; translated from the coding sequence ATGCCTCAGCCTCGCGCCCGAATTGCTTCGCAACTCGGCATTGCCCTGGCCGTTATTCTGGCCGTCGTCATCAGCGGCAGCACCCTGTTCGCCCTGCGCTCACTGGACGCGGCAAACCTGGTCATCCGTGAAGAGCACATGGGCAGCGAAGCTCGTTTGCTCGCCGACCAGTTGAACACTTTTCACAGCACGTTGCGTGACAGCACCCTGCGTCTGAGCGGCCTGTTCGAGAAGCGCTTTTCGGGCGGCCTGAGCCTGCAGGGCGATCAGCAGGTTGCGGTCGCGGGCGTGCAGACCCCTGCGTTGCTGCTCAACGGCAACGCGCTGAACAACGACTTCACTGAAGTCGACGACTTCAAAAACATGACTGCCGGCGTGGCGACGGTCTTCGTGCGCAGCGGCGACGACTTCGTGCGCGTCAGCACTTCCCTGAGCAAGCAGGACGGCTCGCGGGCCCTCGGGACCTCGCTGGATCACAAGCATCCGGCTTATGAAAAGCTCCTCGCCGGTCAGGGATACGTCGGTCGCGCGCTGTTGTTTGATCGTCTGTACATGACTCAATACAGCCCCGTGCGTGACGCCAGCGGCAAGGTCATCGCCGTGCTGTTTGTTGGCTTCGACTACACCGACGCGCAGAAGGCGCAGTTCGACAACCTGAAGAACTTCCGCATCGGTTCCACCGGCTCGCTGGCCCTGCTCGATGAGCAGAACAAATGGCTGGTGCCGCCTGCGGGCGTGAAGGACCTGGATCAGGCGAGCACCACGCTGGCCGAGTTCGCCAAGACGCCGAGCGTTGGCCGTTTCTGGCAGGACGCCGGTGAAGATTTCTACACCGTCGGCGAGAAGTTTGCCGGCGGCCCGTGGACGGTTCTGGCGACGATGCCCAAGGATGAAATCAGCGCAGTGACCTGGAGCGTCGGCACGCAACTGGCTATCGGCAGCCTGCTGGCAATGCTGATTGCTGTCGGCGCCGCGATCTGGCTGTTGCGCAGCAAGCTGCGGCCGCTGTCGGCGTTGGTCAGTCAGGCAGAAGCCCTCGGCGCAGGTGATCTGAGCGTGCGTCTGAACATTTCCAGCCATGATGAAATTGGTCAGTTGGCAGGCAGTTTCAACAAGATGGGCCAGGCGCTGGAAACCATGGTGTCCCACATCCGCACGGCCGCGCTGGAAGTGAGTAGCCGTGCGAACGCACTTTCCGGCTTGTCGGGCGGCGCTTATGACGGGATGGAGCAGCAATCCGGCGAAATCACCAGTATGGCTGGTGCAGTGGAGGAGTTCAGCGCCACGGCCCTGACCATCGCCGACAACATGGGCACCACACAGCGCATGGCGCAGGGCAATGCCCAGCAGACGCGCATCGGCCGTACGTCGATGGAGGAGGCGTCGGCCTCGCTGGAGCAAATCGCAGGCTCGCTGAGCAGCACTGCGACGGTGATCGATACCTTGGGCCAGCGCTCGCAAGAGATCGGCGGGATCGTCAGCGTCATCACCTCGATCGCCGAGCAGACCAACCTCCTGGCGCTCAACGCAGCGATCGAAGCCGCACGCGCCGGGGAGCAAGGCCGAGGTTTTGCGGTGGTAGCAGATGAAGTCCGCAGCTTGGCATCACGTACGCGTCAGGCCACCGATGAAATTTCCGGCATGATCAGCAGCATCCAGCAAGAGACCAGCAATGCCATCAACACCATGCAGCAAGGCAACGCGCTGATGCAGGAAGGCCTGTCGCGCAACGCCAAAGTCGCGGCAGCGCTGGCCCAGATCGACGAACAGAGCCGCTCGGCCGGCGAGCAATTCACGTCGATCACCACCGCGACCCAAGAGCAGAGCAACACCGCAACGCTGCTCAGCGCCAACCTGCAAAGCATCGCCCTGGCGAACAGCGAGCAACGCGAAGTCGTGTCCAACCTGGCGATTACGGCTCAAGAGCTGAACGCCGTGGCGGCTGACTTGCAGAAGGAAGTCGATCGGTTTCGGTGA
- a CDS encoding LysR substrate-binding domain-containing protein has translation MSRTLPPLYALRAFEAAARHSSFTRAAEELSITQSAVSRHIRTLEEHFACRLFRRNGRNLQLTEAARELLPGVREGFSALERACSALMAEEGILRMKAPSTLTMRWLLARLSRFRHLQVGNEVQLTSAWMDIDSVDFTQEPFDCAVLLSHGHFPPEWEATYLFPEWLIPVGAPTLLDDAPWDAERLAGAELLHPTPDRRDWRRWLERMDLSDRVSLKGGQVFDTLELGMIAAARGYGVSMGDLLMVAEDVAQGRLSLPWRTAVVSGENYYLVWPKTRPGGERMRRLSDFLQGEVQAMELPDVTILE, from the coding sequence ATGTCTCGCACGCTTCCGCCTCTGTATGCCCTGCGCGCGTTCGAAGCCGCTGCGCGACACAGCTCGTTCACGCGCGCCGCTGAAGAGCTGTCGATCACCCAAAGCGCGGTCAGTCGGCATATCCGCACGCTGGAAGAGCATTTTGCCTGCCGTCTGTTTCGCCGCAACGGTCGCAATCTGCAGCTCACCGAGGCCGCGCGGGAATTACTGCCGGGCGTGCGTGAAGGCTTTTCAGCCCTGGAGCGAGCGTGCAGCGCGTTGATGGCGGAGGAGGGCATCTTGCGCATGAAGGCCCCTTCGACCCTGACCATGCGCTGGTTGCTGGCGCGGCTGAGTCGTTTTCGCCACCTGCAGGTGGGCAACGAGGTGCAACTGACCAGTGCGTGGATGGACATCGACAGCGTGGACTTCACCCAGGAGCCGTTCGATTGCGCGGTGCTGCTCAGCCATGGGCACTTTCCGCCGGAGTGGGAGGCGACGTACTTGTTCCCGGAATGGCTGATTCCCGTGGGCGCGCCGACGCTGCTGGATGACGCGCCGTGGGATGCCGAGCGCCTGGCCGGCGCCGAACTGTTGCACCCCACGCCCGACCGTCGCGACTGGCGCCGATGGCTGGAGCGCATGGACTTGTCTGATCGGGTCTCGCTCAAGGGCGGGCAGGTCTTCGACACGCTGGAGCTGGGCATGATCGCTGCGGCCCGGGGTTACGGCGTTTCCATGGGCGATCTGCTGATGGTGGCCGAGGACGTCGCTCAGGGCCGACTCAGCCTGCCGTGGCGCACGGCGGTGGTCAGTGGCGAAAACTACTACCTCGTCTGGCCCAAGACCCGTCCGGGCGGCGAGCGTATGCGCCGGCTGAGCGACTTTTTGCAGGGCGAAGTGCAGGCGATGGAATTGCCGGACGTGACGATTCTGGAGTGA
- a CDS encoding GNAT family N-acetyltransferase gives MTSNGEGPVHPGEIPSEEFLEPLATKVTFAGARACDFEALVAIRIDAMRESLERIGRFDPVRARKRFREGFSPEFTRHVLVAGKRVGFVVVKPRIDGLLLDHLYIKPGAQGSGIGSIVLRQIFTETDAAALTLYVGALKESASNRFYTRHGFQFVEAGEFDNYYARHAAQGCPSVGN, from the coding sequence ATGACCAGTAATGGAGAAGGGCCCGTGCATCCAGGGGAAATTCCAAGCGAGGAGTTTCTCGAGCCGTTGGCCACTAAGGTGACGTTCGCCGGGGCCCGAGCCTGTGACTTCGAGGCGCTTGTTGCCATCCGGATCGACGCCATGCGTGAGAGTCTTGAGCGCATTGGTCGATTTGATCCCGTGCGCGCCCGAAAGCGTTTTCGTGAAGGCTTTTCCCCCGAGTTTACTCGTCACGTTTTGGTTGCCGGAAAGCGGGTGGGTTTTGTCGTGGTCAAGCCGCGTATCGACGGACTGTTGCTCGATCACCTCTACATCAAGCCAGGCGCACAAGGATCAGGAATAGGTTCGATTGTCCTTCGTCAGATCTTTACGGAAACAGATGCGGCGGCACTGACGTTATACGTTGGGGCTCTGAAGGAAAGCGCTTCAAATCGGTTCTACACTCGTCATGGTTTTCAGTTCGTCGAAGCTGGCGAATTTGATAATTATTATGCTCGGCACGCTGCTCAAGGCTGCCCGTCAGTGGGTAACTGA
- a CDS encoding putative bifunctional diguanylate cyclase/phosphodiesterase produces the protein MSTPVEPLRLLLLADSPEWPASLRECLAPIGDAAVLDCAPSWAAAGDQIDLAVPGILFTTEALQPAAGQCRWPTVLLFETEPDEEPVGVSDWLVRDALTPQALRRCLRHVRERGVLETTLNRLAEQDPLTGIANRQGFQTLLAARLAEFDGRGLALGHLDLDNFRRANDALGHQAGDRLILQVVARLRGQLEACDQLARLGSDEFALLIDTRRAPERAESIAERITEALSEPYWIDGESLLIGCSLGIAYARLNGGADPLMWHAHIAMQQAKGTHGCTFHVFNERINRNARSLADLESELRRALRRDEFELHYQPRLCLNTGHILGLEALVRWRHAERGLLPPSEFVPLAEQSGLIVPLGYWVIARALRDMQTLREKGVPPLHMAINLSFRQFQDNQLLATLSRLIADRGIDAQWLEFELTETAVMRRSDLVKQTMDALGRLGVRFSLDDFGTGFSSFVHLNSLPITLLKIDKSFVGEMEQREENRKLVHAMINLAHNLSLEVVAEGVETPEQLALLRSFNCDQAQGFLISHPLALPELMNYLAMDQVQRKGLQGI, from the coding sequence TTGTCTACGCCTGTCGAACCCTTGCGTTTGCTGCTTCTGGCGGACTCGCCCGAATGGCCGGCATCGTTGCGCGAGTGCCTGGCACCGATCGGAGACGCCGCCGTCCTTGACTGCGCGCCCAGCTGGGCTGCCGCTGGCGATCAAATAGACCTCGCCGTCCCCGGAATCCTTTTCACCACCGAAGCCCTTCAGCCCGCCGCCGGCCAATGCCGCTGGCCCACCGTATTGCTTTTCGAGACAGAGCCGGACGAAGAGCCTGTCGGCGTCAGCGATTGGCTGGTGCGCGACGCCCTTACCCCGCAAGCCTTGCGCCGCTGTCTACGTCATGTGCGCGAACGGGGCGTGCTGGAAACCACGCTCAATCGCCTCGCCGAGCAGGATCCTCTCACCGGCATCGCCAATCGACAGGGCTTTCAGACGCTGTTGGCCGCCCGGCTGGCCGAGTTCGATGGTCGTGGCCTGGCGCTTGGGCATCTGGATCTGGACAACTTCCGGCGCGCCAACGACGCGCTGGGTCATCAGGCGGGCGATCGACTGATTCTGCAAGTGGTCGCCCGGCTGAGAGGTCAACTGGAGGCGTGCGATCAACTGGCGCGATTGGGCAGCGATGAATTCGCCCTGCTGATCGACACTCGACGCGCCCCTGAACGCGCAGAGTCCATTGCCGAGCGCATCACCGAAGCCTTGTCCGAGCCGTATTGGATCGATGGTGAAAGCCTGTTGATCGGGTGCAGTCTGGGCATCGCCTATGCGCGCCTCAACGGCGGCGCCGATCCGTTGATGTGGCATGCACACATCGCCATGCAACAGGCCAAGGGCACCCATGGCTGTACCTTTCACGTCTTCAACGAACGCATCAACCGCAACGCCCGCAGCCTCGCCGACCTGGAAAGTGAATTGCGCAGGGCCTTGCGTCGCGACGAGTTTGAGCTGCATTACCAGCCGCGCCTGTGTCTGAACACCGGGCACATTCTGGGGCTGGAAGCACTGGTGCGCTGGCGTCACGCCGAGCGCGGGCTGTTGCCGCCGAGTGAGTTCGTGCCGCTGGCCGAGCAAAGCGGGCTGATCGTGCCGCTGGGTTATTGGGTTATTGCCCGGGCCCTTCGTGACATGCAGACGCTGCGCGAGAAAGGCGTGCCACCGCTGCACATGGCGATCAACCTTTCATTCCGTCAATTCCAGGACAACCAGTTGCTCGCAACGCTCAGCCGCTTGATCGCCGATCGCGGCATTGACGCGCAGTGGCTGGAATTTGAACTGACCGAAACAGCCGTCATGCGCCGCAGTGATCTGGTCAAGCAGACCATGGACGCCCTGGGCCGGCTGGGTGTGCGCTTCTCGCTGGATGATTTCGGCACCGGTTTTTCATCTTTCGTGCACCTCAACAGCCTGCCCATCACGCTGCTGAAGATCGACAAGAGCTTTGTCGGTGAAATGGAGCAGCGCGAGGAAAACCGCAAGCTGGTCCACGCGATGATCAACCTGGCCCACAACCTCAGCCTCGAAGTGGTGGCCGAAGGCGTCGAAACCCCCGAGCAACTGGCTTTGCTGCGCAGCTTCAACTGCGATCAGGCTCAGGGCTTTCTCATCAGCCACCCGCTGGCGCTGCCGGAGCTGATGAATTATCTGGCGATGGATCAGGTGCAGAGAAAGGGATTGCAGGGGATTTAA
- a CDS encoding type II toxin-antitoxin system RelE/ParE family toxin — MLTIEWSKYARDDLLAILEYVAGHDAKAAWRLKEEIDVRIGHLPRHPRLYKAGREAGTREIVVAPNYLVVYAETPTTLLILRVLHAAQQWPPNA, encoded by the coding sequence GTGCTGACAATTGAATGGAGCAAGTATGCCAGGGACGATTTGCTGGCGATCCTTGAATACGTCGCCGGCCATGACGCCAAAGCAGCGTGGCGCTTGAAGGAGGAGATCGATGTTCGCATCGGCCACCTCCCTCGCCATCCAAGGCTTTATAAAGCCGGGCGGGAAGCGGGAACCAGGGAGATCGTAGTGGCTCCGAACTACTTGGTGGTGTATGCCGAAACCCCCACGACCCTTCTCATTCTTCGGGTTTTACATGCCGCACAACAGTGGCCCCCGAATGCCTGA
- a CDS encoding NorM family multidrug efflux MATE transporter translates to MHQYAFKELWIILRLAAPLIASQMAHMLMVFTDTVMMGKLGPESLAGGGLGAASYNFVSFFCVGVMAAVGTLVAIRKGANDHAGVTRLTQAGLWLAWGMALIAALILWNLEPILLQFGQDEANVHMASEFLITLPLALPGLLSFMALRGFTSALGRATPVMVISLVGVALNFGLNYAFIHGLFGLPHWGLMGIGLVTAIVTNAMAFALALHIRYHSAYAAYPLHKELMKLSRSCLKELWRLGLPIGGTYAVEVGLFTFAAFCMGAMGSTQMAAHQIALQSVSMAFMVPVGISYAVTMRIGLHYGAGNLLLARTAGRMGIGFGGLLMLSFGILFWVAPHAVIGLFVDVNDPKYQGVVELAVKLLAIAAWFEILDGTQTIAMGAIRGFKDAKTTFLIGLASYWVVGAPLAWGLGFLANQGAVGVWWGLAIGLLCSAVALTWAFERKTARLLRKEATGVVVMG, encoded by the coding sequence ATGCACCAGTACGCCTTCAAAGAACTGTGGATCATCCTGCGTCTGGCCGCGCCGCTGATAGCTTCGCAGATGGCGCACATGCTGATGGTGTTCACCGACACCGTGATGATGGGCAAGCTGGGACCGGAATCCCTCGCCGGTGGCGGGCTGGGCGCGGCGAGCTACAACTTCGTGTCGTTCTTCTGCGTCGGTGTCATGGCAGCGGTCGGTACATTGGTCGCGATCCGCAAGGGCGCGAATGATCACGCTGGCGTCACCCGTCTGACCCAGGCCGGTTTGTGGCTGGCATGGGGCATGGCGCTGATTGCCGCGCTGATCCTGTGGAACCTGGAGCCAATCCTTCTGCAATTCGGGCAGGACGAAGCCAACGTGCACATGGCCAGTGAATTCCTGATCACCCTGCCATTGGCGCTGCCCGGCCTGTTGAGCTTCATGGCACTGCGCGGATTCACCAGCGCATTGGGGCGTGCGACCCCGGTAATGGTGATCAGCCTGGTCGGAGTGGCGCTGAACTTCGGACTCAATTATGCGTTTATCCACGGGCTGTTCGGCCTGCCGCACTGGGGCCTGATGGGGATTGGTCTGGTCACGGCCATTGTTACCAATGCCATGGCCTTTGCCCTGGCCCTGCACATTCGTTATCACAGCGCCTACGCGGCGTATCCCCTTCACAAAGAACTGATGAAGCTCTCGCGCAGTTGCCTGAAAGAGCTGTGGCGTCTGGGCCTGCCCATTGGCGGCACGTATGCGGTGGAAGTCGGGCTGTTCACCTTTGCGGCGTTCTGCATGGGCGCCATGGGCAGCACCCAGATGGCCGCGCATCAGATCGCCCTGCAATCGGTGTCGATGGCGTTCATGGTGCCGGTCGGGATTTCCTACGCAGTGACCATGCGAATCGGTTTGCATTACGGGGCCGGCAACCTGCTGCTGGCGCGCACCGCCGGACGCATGGGGATTGGTTTCGGCGGACTGCTGATGCTGTCGTTCGGCATTCTGTTCTGGGTCGCGCCCCACGCCGTCATCGGCCTGTTCGTGGACGTCAACGATCCGAAATACCAAGGCGTCGTCGAGCTGGCGGTGAAGCTGCTGGCCATCGCCGCCTGGTTCGAGATTCTCGATGGCACGCAGACCATCGCCATGGGTGCGATTCGGGGATTCAAGGACGCGAAAACCACGTTCCTGATCGGCTTGGCGAGTTACTGGGTGGTCGGCGCGCCCTTGGCGTGGGGCCTCGGGTTTCTGGCGAACCAGGGGGCGGTAGGCGTCTGGTGGGGATTGGCGATCGGCCTGCTCTGCTCAGCGGTGGCACTGACCTGGGCGTTCGAGCGCAAGACTGCGCGGCTGTTACGCAAAGAGGCGACGGGCGTTGTGGTGATGGGATAG
- a CDS encoding YifB family Mg chelatase-like AAA ATPase: protein MSLAIVLSRAQVGVEAPAVTVETHLANGLPSLTLVGLPEGAVKESKDRVRSAILNCRLEFPARRITLNLAPADLPKDGGRFDLAIALGLLAASAQVPTLALEGIECLGELALSGAIRPVQGVLPAALAAREAGHTLIVPAVNAEEACLASGLKVIAVSHLLELVSHLNGHTVISPYKSNGLILQTQPYPDLSEVQGQIAAKRALLVAAAGAHNLLFSGPPGTGKTLLASRLPGLLPPLDELEALEVAAIQSVASHAPLTSWPQRPFRQPHHSASGPALVGGGSRPQPGEITLAHHGVLFLDELPEFDRRVLEVLREPLESGHIVISRARDRVRFPARFQLVAAMNPCPCGYHGEPTGRCRCSTDQIQRYRNKLSGPLLDRIDLHLTVARETTSLAATPDCKGESASAAEVVSDARQRQQRRQGCANAFLDLPALRQHCALLPEDEAWLENACERLNLSLRAAHRLLKVARTLADLEKVDAIARCHIAEALQYRPSSN from the coding sequence ATGTCCCTCGCGATCGTTCTGAGCCGTGCCCAAGTTGGCGTTGAAGCGCCTGCCGTGACCGTCGAAACCCATCTCGCCAATGGGTTGCCCAGCCTGACGCTGGTGGGTCTGCCGGAAGGTGCGGTGAAGGAAAGCAAGGATCGGGTGCGCAGTGCGATCCTCAACTGTCGGCTGGAATTCCCGGCGCGGCGCATCACCTTGAATCTGGCGCCTGCCGATTTGCCCAAGGACGGCGGACGCTTCGATCTTGCCATCGCGCTTGGCTTGCTGGCCGCCAGCGCGCAGGTGCCGACCCTTGCGCTGGAGGGCATCGAATGCCTGGGGGAGCTGGCGTTGTCGGGAGCGATTCGGCCCGTGCAGGGGGTGCTCCCGGCGGCACTGGCTGCGCGTGAGGCGGGCCACACGCTGATCGTGCCGGCGGTGAATGCCGAGGAAGCGTGTCTGGCGTCAGGCCTGAAGGTGATCGCGGTCAGTCATCTGCTGGAGCTGGTGTCGCACCTGAATGGACACACGGTTATCTCGCCCTATAAATCCAATGGCCTGATCCTGCAGACGCAGCCTTATCCCGACTTGAGTGAGGTGCAAGGCCAGATCGCTGCCAAACGCGCGTTGCTGGTGGCCGCAGCTGGCGCGCATAACCTGCTTTTCAGCGGTCCTCCCGGCACCGGTAAAACGCTGCTCGCGAGCCGTTTGCCCGGGCTATTGCCGCCGCTGGATGAGCTCGAAGCGCTGGAGGTGGCGGCGATTCAGTCGGTCGCCAGTCACGCGCCGCTGACCAGTTGGCCCCAGCGCCCTTTCCGCCAGCCTCATCACTCGGCATCAGGTCCTGCGCTGGTTGGGGGTGGCAGTCGCCCGCAACCTGGAGAAATCACCCTCGCGCACCACGGCGTGCTGTTTCTGGACGAGCTTCCGGAGTTTGATCGACGTGTGCTGGAGGTCCTGCGCGAGCCCCTCGAGTCTGGCCACATCGTGATTTCCCGGGCGCGGGATCGGGTGCGCTTTCCGGCGCGCTTTCAACTGGTCGCGGCGATGAACCCCTGCCCGTGCGGTTATCACGGCGAGCCAACCGGGCGCTGCCGTTGCTCAACCGATCAGATTCAGCGTTACCGCAACAAGCTGTCCGGCCCATTGCTCGACCGGATTGACCTGCACCTGACGGTCGCCCGCGAAACCACGTCTTTAGCGGCCACGCCCGACTGCAAGGGTGAAAGCGCCAGCGCAGCGGAGGTGGTATCCGATGCACGCCAGCGCCAACAACGACGTCAGGGCTGCGCCAATGCATTTCTTGATCTTCCTGCGCTGCGTCAGCACTGCGCGCTGTTGCCGGAAGACGAAGCCTGGCTCGAGAACGCCTGCGAACGCCTGAACTTGTCTCTGCGCGCCGCCCACCGCCTGCTGAAAGTCGCGCGCACGCTGGCTGATCTGGAGAAGGTGGACGCAATCGCCCGATGCCACATTGCTGAGGCTTTGCAGTATCGGCCTTCGTCGAATTAA
- a CDS encoding type II toxin-antitoxin system RelB/DinJ family antitoxin: MTTQTSMLHVRIDQALKNQASETLANFGLTISDAVRILLTRVVREGGLPAGLGAHPDAYDQWFRAKVREAMEDSGPTHSHEDVMAAATELLDRKRGADN; the protein is encoded by the coding sequence ATGACAACCCAAACTTCAATGCTACATGTGAGGATTGATCAGGCACTTAAAAACCAGGCATCGGAGACCTTGGCCAACTTCGGCCTCACCATTTCCGATGCAGTGCGTATTTTGCTCACTCGGGTAGTCCGCGAAGGTGGTTTACCTGCAGGCCTCGGCGCACACCCGGACGCTTACGATCAATGGTTCAGGGCCAAGGTGCGTGAAGCCATGGAGGACTCGGGGCCGACGCACTCGCACGAGGATGTCATGGCTGCCGCCACCGAATTACTTGATAGGAAGCGCGGTGCTGACAATTGA